A genomic window from Nocardioides sp. BP30 includes:
- a CDS encoding fibronectin type III domain-containing protein: MKHLGGPRRSARLSVLAVTLALIAGAFSIGAGPASAAVPADGTYISCSGTTVAPTAPYYVMVGGAPLLMTLDDMPKPGSTSGTPTAADDVTYHSDCATLFPTPKVPRNGVFVRGYDAHAAKGSTYEIVGGAPITVHGWSHVLASGSGKVIPVDHDVLPAATATTDVTRSGTTKLHGYLHARVAAGTAFAGFNTASKTATSFYRVDSVIHPVPQRSASSGEPVVDQTSIEACERMTCDPNGNIVNAYGGGYGVLHVDGWAEDYPSAAPVSVRLSAGTSTFVVAAGQPTTYVPATTAGNHGFAADLPLAAGTYELCGTVLGTAPGATTQPLGCSTVAVPGAKPGTVHRPKARPKGHGKVLVKWKRPSTHGSPISAYIVKTSTGKKKQVSGALHKVVLKHLPRGRHVSVKVRAINAVGLGSYSRTSKSVTVR; the protein is encoded by the coding sequence ATGAAGCACCTGGGGGGACCTCGTCGATCGGCTCGCCTGAGCGTCCTGGCGGTGACGCTCGCCCTGATCGCGGGCGCGTTCAGCATCGGCGCGGGCCCGGCGAGCGCGGCGGTGCCCGCCGACGGCACCTACATCAGCTGCAGCGGCACGACCGTAGCCCCGACCGCCCCCTACTACGTGATGGTCGGCGGCGCGCCCCTGCTGATGACGCTCGACGACATGCCGAAGCCCGGCAGCACCTCGGGCACCCCGACGGCGGCCGACGACGTCACCTACCACTCCGATTGCGCCACGCTGTTCCCGACGCCGAAGGTGCCCAGGAACGGCGTCTTCGTCCGTGGCTACGACGCTCACGCCGCGAAGGGGTCGACGTACGAGATCGTCGGCGGAGCACCCATCACCGTGCACGGTTGGTCGCACGTGCTCGCTTCCGGCTCCGGCAAGGTGATCCCGGTCGACCACGACGTGCTTCCCGCGGCCACCGCCACGACCGACGTGACCAGGTCGGGCACCACCAAGCTGCACGGCTACCTGCACGCCCGGGTCGCGGCGGGCACCGCCTTCGCGGGGTTCAACACCGCGAGCAAGACCGCGACGAGCTTCTATCGGGTCGACTCGGTCATCCACCCCGTCCCGCAGCGCTCGGCCAGCTCGGGAGAGCCGGTGGTCGACCAGACCAGCATCGAGGCATGTGAGCGGATGACCTGCGACCCGAACGGCAACATCGTCAACGCGTACGGCGGTGGCTACGGCGTGCTGCACGTCGACGGCTGGGCCGAGGACTACCCCTCGGCGGCACCGGTCAGCGTGCGGCTGAGCGCCGGCACCTCCACCTTCGTGGTCGCGGCCGGTCAGCCCACGACCTACGTCCCGGCCACCACCGCAGGCAACCACGGCTTCGCGGCCGACCTCCCGCTCGCCGCCGGGACCTACGAGCTGTGCGGCACGGTCCTGGGCACCGCGCCGGGTGCCACCACGCAGCCGCTCGGCTGCAGCACCGTCGCGGTGCCGGGCGCGAAGCCCGGCACGGTCCACCGGCCGAAGGCGAGGCCGAAGGGGCACGGCAAGGTGCTGGTGAAGTGGAAGCGCCCGAGCACGCACGGCAGTCCGATCTCGGCGTACATCGTCAAGACCAGCACCGGGAAGAAGAAGCAGGTCTCGGGCGCGCTCCACAAGGTCGTCCTCAAGCACCTGCCACGCGGGCGTCACGTGAGCGTCAAGGTGCGCGCCATCAACGCCGTGGGGCTCGGGTCCTACAGCAGGACATCGAAGTCCGTGACGGTCCGGTGA
- a CDS encoding fibronectin type III domain-containing protein — translation MIKRRFGLAVALAALGTLVLAPGAQAARGSAPDGTYVVCNGSSLNYIMVAGAPIYVWSYANMPANPGAATAIECSTAGEGPGVNPWHPTAEGVYAQGWSGGAAVGPVYAVVGGAPLPAAAGASAGHTVEPFDNASLPGTTDQTTVGGTPVYGMFSSVVRNGYFRGSGGTYYHTDYAGHPIILPKAPANHTSPVVDQGAINACQRMNCDPWGDISVEVAGEGRIHVSGYALDGFATRPLTVHLDAAGQAVDLVANQPNAAINAGYGIAGNYGFDRVVSVPAGHYDLCTTFVGYAPGGTTEQAGCQAIVVPGAKPGKVHRPKLKATGHGRALVRWKVPITHGSPITEYVVKVGHRQKQVSGTAHRVVLKHLPVGRSVTVKVRAINGVGLGKYSKASRAVRIR, via the coding sequence TTGATCAAGCGTCGGTTCGGGCTGGCGGTCGCGCTCGCGGCCCTCGGCACGCTCGTCCTCGCTCCGGGGGCGCAGGCCGCCCGGGGTAGCGCTCCGGACGGGACGTACGTCGTCTGCAACGGGTCCTCGCTGAACTACATCATGGTCGCCGGCGCGCCGATCTACGTGTGGTCCTATGCCAACATGCCGGCCAATCCGGGCGCAGCCACCGCGATCGAGTGTTCGACGGCGGGCGAGGGCCCCGGCGTCAACCCGTGGCACCCGACCGCCGAGGGCGTCTACGCCCAGGGCTGGTCCGGTGGCGCGGCCGTCGGTCCTGTCTACGCCGTCGTCGGCGGTGCACCGCTACCGGCTGCTGCCGGTGCGTCGGCCGGTCACACCGTCGAGCCCTTCGACAACGCATCGCTCCCGGGGACCACTGACCAGACCACCGTCGGGGGCACGCCGGTCTACGGCATGTTCTCCTCCGTCGTGCGCAACGGCTATTTCCGCGGCAGCGGCGGCACCTACTACCACACCGACTACGCCGGACACCCCATCATCCTGCCGAAGGCGCCGGCCAACCACACCTCGCCGGTCGTCGACCAGGGCGCCATCAACGCTTGCCAGCGGATGAACTGCGACCCCTGGGGCGACATCTCGGTCGAGGTCGCGGGCGAGGGCAGGATCCACGTCAGCGGCTACGCGCTCGACGGGTTCGCGACCCGACCTCTCACCGTGCACCTGGACGCCGCCGGGCAGGCGGTCGACCTGGTCGCCAACCAGCCCAACGCCGCGATCAACGCCGGCTACGGCATCGCCGGCAACTACGGCTTCGACCGGGTGGTCTCGGTGCCGGCCGGTCACTACGACCTGTGCACCACCTTCGTCGGCTACGCACCGGGTGGGACGACCGAGCAGGCCGGCTGCCAGGCCATCGTCGTACCGGGTGCCAAGCCCGGCAAGGTGCACCGGCCCAAGCTGAAGGCGACGGGCCACGGTCGCGCGCTGGTGAGGTGGAAGGTGCCGATCACTCACGGCAGCCCGATCACCGAGTACGTCGTCAAGGTCGGCCACCGCCAGAAGCAGGTCTCCGGTACGGCGCACCGGGTCGTGCTCAAGCACCTGCCGGTGGGCCGTTCGGTCACCGTCAAGGTGCGGGCCATCAACGGCGTCGGCCTGGGGAAGTACAGCAAGGCCTCGAGGGCGGTTCGGATCCGCTGA
- a CDS encoding acyl-CoA carboxylase subunit beta produces the protein MSAQPADANPVEPDLHTTAGKLADLEHRLDEAVHAGSAKAVEKQHARGRKTARERIELLFDEGSFVEIDELARHRSTAFGLEKNRPYGDGVVTGYGTVNGRQVCVFSQDFTVFGGALGEVYGEKICKVMDLAIKTGSPIVGINEGAGARIQEGVVSLGLYGEIFKRNVHASGVIPQISLIMGNCAGGHVYSPAVTDFTVMVDQTSAMFITGPDVIKTVTGESISMEDLGGARAHNTRSGAAHYMASDEEDAIEYVKALLDHLPQNNLDELPVYDTVADLEPSEEDLALDTFIPDSPNQPYDIHTVIETVLDDGEFVEVHPLFAPNIVVGFGRVEGSPVGVVANQPMQFAGCLDIDASEKAARFVRTCDAFNIPVLTFVDTPGFLPGSDQEHAGIIRRGAKLIFAYAEATVPLVTVITRKAFGGAYDVMGSKHLGADINLSWPTGQIAVMGSQGAANIIHRRELKAVEEAGGDVEARRAELIDEYETELSNPYIAAERGYVDGVIAPHETRAEVVKALRLLKTKRASLPAKKHGNIPL, from the coding sequence GTGAGCGCGCAGCCCGCCGACGCCAACCCGGTCGAGCCGGACCTCCACACCACCGCCGGGAAGCTCGCCGACCTCGAGCACCGTCTCGACGAGGCCGTGCACGCCGGTTCGGCCAAGGCTGTGGAGAAGCAGCACGCCCGCGGCCGCAAGACAGCACGCGAGCGCATCGAGCTGCTCTTCGACGAGGGCTCCTTCGTCGAGATCGACGAGCTGGCGCGCCACCGCTCCACCGCCTTCGGCCTGGAGAAGAACCGCCCCTACGGCGACGGCGTGGTGACCGGCTACGGCACCGTCAACGGCCGTCAGGTCTGCGTCTTCTCCCAGGACTTCACCGTCTTCGGCGGCGCGCTGGGCGAGGTGTACGGCGAGAAGATCTGCAAGGTGATGGACCTCGCCATCAAGACCGGATCCCCGATCGTCGGCATCAACGAGGGCGCCGGCGCCCGCATCCAGGAGGGCGTGGTCTCCCTCGGGCTCTACGGCGAGATCTTCAAGCGCAACGTGCATGCCTCGGGCGTGATCCCGCAGATCAGCCTCATCATGGGCAACTGCGCCGGCGGCCACGTCTACTCCCCGGCGGTGACCGACTTCACCGTGATGGTCGACCAGACCTCGGCGATGTTCATCACCGGCCCCGACGTGATCAAGACCGTCACCGGCGAGTCCATCTCGATGGAGGACCTCGGCGGCGCCCGCGCGCACAACACCCGGTCCGGCGCCGCGCACTACATGGCCTCCGACGAGGAGGACGCGATCGAGTACGTCAAGGCGCTGCTCGACCACCTCCCGCAGAACAACCTCGACGAGCTCCCGGTCTACGACACCGTCGCCGACCTCGAGCCCTCCGAGGAGGACCTGGCGCTCGACACGTTCATCCCGGACAGCCCGAACCAGCCCTACGACATCCACACCGTGATCGAGACGGTGCTCGACGACGGCGAGTTCGTCGAGGTGCACCCCCTGTTCGCCCCCAACATCGTGGTCGGCTTCGGCCGGGTGGAGGGCTCGCCCGTCGGCGTGGTGGCCAACCAGCCGATGCAGTTCGCCGGCTGCCTGGACATCGACGCCTCGGAGAAGGCCGCTCGCTTCGTGCGCACCTGCGACGCCTTCAACATCCCGGTGCTGACGTTCGTCGACACTCCCGGCTTCCTGCCCGGGTCGGACCAGGAGCACGCCGGCATCATCCGCCGTGGCGCCAAGCTGATCTTCGCCTACGCCGAGGCCACCGTCCCGCTCGTCACGGTGATCACCCGCAAGGCCTTCGGCGGCGCCTACGACGTGATGGGCTCCAAGCACCTCGGCGCGGACATCAACCTGTCCTGGCCCACCGGCCAGATCGCGGTGATGGGGTCGCAGGGCGCGGCCAACATCATCCACCGCCGCGAGCTCAAGGCGGTCGAGGAGGCGGGCGGCGACGTGGAGGCGCGCCGTGCCGAGCTGATCGACGAGTACGAGACCGAGCTCTCCAACCCCTACATCGCCGCCGAACGCGGGTACGTCGACGGCGTGATCGCGCCGCACGAGACCCGCGCCGAGGTGGTCAAGGCGCTGCGGCTGCTCAAGACCAAGCGCGCCAGCCTGCCGGCCAAGAAGCACGGGAACATCCCGCTGTGA
- a CDS encoding adenylate/guanylate cyclase domain-containing protein: MSLFDPQAGAYTSEEVAERAGVSLDQAKRLWRALGFPEVGDEAVFGDRDVAALRMLTEDVAAGGLVDFDLAVNLTRGLGQTMARLSDWEIAALVHQAEARRTRGDTDGGADPGGADAADAAEPANPSSTGAAGSTGADGAAGGADGAGGGAAALAAATEVMVGFNDAFEQLMLYVWRRHLGAAVARLEAATSGELGTTQLSVGFADIVQFTALSNTLTEQKIGDLVELFESRCADVVAVQHGRVIKSLGDSVLFVNDDPIRAYDTAEGIINVIGRDPRMPDVRVGLATGSVVTRLGDVYGPPVNMAARLTAVARKNRIIIDETTAALLPVDQFETRRLPARPVRGFGIVEPVAVRRN; this comes from the coding sequence GTGTCGCTGTTCGATCCGCAGGCGGGCGCCTACACCTCCGAGGAGGTCGCCGAGCGTGCCGGAGTGTCCCTCGACCAGGCCAAGCGGCTGTGGCGCGCGCTCGGCTTCCCCGAGGTGGGCGACGAGGCGGTCTTCGGCGACCGGGACGTCGCAGCGCTGCGGATGCTCACCGAGGACGTCGCCGCCGGGGGACTGGTCGACTTCGATCTCGCCGTCAACCTGACCCGAGGGCTGGGCCAGACGATGGCGCGACTCTCGGACTGGGAGATCGCCGCCCTGGTGCACCAGGCCGAGGCGCGGCGCACCCGCGGTGACACCGACGGCGGCGCCGATCCCGGCGGTGCCGACGCTGCCGATGCTGCCGAGCCTGCTAATCCCTCGTCGACCGGCGCGGCCGGCTCGACCGGTGCGGACGGTGCTGCCGGCGGCGCGGACGGTGCTGGCGGTGGCGCCGCGGCGCTGGCGGCCGCCACCGAGGTGATGGTCGGCTTCAACGACGCGTTCGAGCAGCTGATGCTCTACGTCTGGCGACGTCACCTCGGCGCCGCCGTCGCCCGGCTCGAGGCCGCCACCTCGGGCGAGCTCGGCACCACCCAGCTCTCGGTCGGCTTCGCCGACATCGTGCAGTTCACCGCGCTGTCCAACACCCTGACCGAGCAGAAGATCGGCGACCTGGTCGAGCTGTTCGAGTCGCGCTGTGCCGACGTCGTGGCGGTCCAGCACGGCCGGGTGATCAAGTCCCTGGGCGACTCCGTGCTCTTCGTCAACGACGATCCGATCCGGGCCTACGACACCGCCGAAGGGATCATCAACGTCATCGGCCGCGACCCCCGGATGCCGGACGTGCGCGTCGGCCTGGCCACCGGCTCGGTGGTCACCCGGCTCGGCGACGTCTACGGGCCGCCGGTGAACATGGCCGCCCGGCTGACCGCCGTGGCCCGCAAGAACCGGATCATCATCGACGAGACGACCGCGGCGCTGCTCCCCGTCGACCAGTTCGAGACCCGCCGTCTGCCGGCGCGACCGGTGCGCGGTTTCGGGATCGTGGAGCCAGTGGCCGTACGGCGCAACTGA
- a CDS encoding winged helix-turn-helix domain-containing protein, which translates to MIEVQDVRLDPDGRRAWRGEEEITFSRKEFDLVHALIARAGDIVTREELMRDVWHASFWTSSKTIDVHLGWVRRKLGDDSRRPHLISTIRGKGLRFETR; encoded by the coding sequence GTGATCGAAGTTCAGGACGTTCGTCTAGATCCCGACGGCCGCCGCGCCTGGCGGGGCGAGGAGGAGATCACCTTCTCCCGCAAGGAGTTCGACCTCGTGCACGCTCTGATCGCACGGGCCGGCGACATCGTCACCCGCGAGGAGCTCATGCGGGACGTGTGGCATGCCAGCTTCTGGACCTCGTCGAAGACCATCGACGTCCACCTCGGCTGGGTGCGTCGCAAGCTGGGGGACGACAGCCGACGCCCCCACCTCATCTCCACCATCCGCGGCAAGGGGCTGCGTTTCGAGACCAGGTGA
- a CDS encoding 5-(carboxyamino)imidazole ribonucleotide synthase: MPELAPTLAVIGGGQLARMMAQPAIALGLPLRLLAEAEGVSAAQVIPDQQVGDYRDLDTLRQVTAGCAAVTFDHEHVPTEHLRTLEAEGLAVRPGPAALVYAQDKGLMRERLGALGIPCPRNAIVGSVAEVEEFGFPCVLKTTRGGYDGKGVWVVRSAQDAAEPFEVAAASGVRILAEELVDFRRELSAIVARSPSGQAAAYPVVQTTQLDGICHEVIAPAPDLSEQLAGQAQQLALQVAGELGVTGILAVELFETADGRILVNELAMRPHNTGHWTQDGAVTSQFENHLRAVMDLPLGSPAPRSRWSVMVNILGGPEKDVGRLYDGFPHALARDPHLRVHLYGKELRPGRKVGHVNTYGEDLDDCLERARHAAAWFRGDLGNESE, encoded by the coding sequence GTGCCGGAACTCGCTCCCACCCTTGCCGTCATCGGTGGCGGACAGCTCGCGCGGATGATGGCCCAGCCGGCGATCGCGCTCGGCCTGCCGCTGCGCCTGCTCGCCGAGGCCGAGGGCGTCTCGGCCGCGCAGGTCATCCCCGACCAGCAGGTCGGCGACTACCGCGACCTCGACACCCTGCGCCAGGTCACCGCTGGCTGCGCCGCTGTCACCTTCGACCACGAGCACGTGCCGACCGAGCACCTGCGCACGCTGGAGGCCGAGGGGCTCGCCGTCCGCCCGGGGCCCGCGGCGCTGGTCTACGCCCAGGACAAGGGCCTGATGCGCGAGCGGCTCGGCGCGCTCGGCATCCCCTGCCCGCGCAACGCCATCGTCGGGTCGGTCGCCGAGGTGGAGGAGTTCGGCTTCCCCTGCGTCCTGAAGACCACCCGCGGCGGGTACGACGGCAAGGGCGTCTGGGTGGTCCGCTCCGCGCAGGACGCGGCCGAGCCGTTCGAGGTGGCGGCGGCCAGCGGCGTGCGGATCCTCGCCGAGGAGCTCGTCGACTTCCGCCGCGAGCTGTCGGCGATCGTGGCGCGCTCGCCCAGCGGCCAGGCCGCGGCGTACCCGGTGGTGCAGACCACCCAGCTCGACGGCATCTGCCACGAGGTGATCGCCCCGGCGCCGGACCTCTCCGAGCAGCTCGCCGGGCAGGCGCAGCAGCTCGCCCTCCAGGTCGCCGGCGAGCTCGGGGTGACGGGCATCCTCGCCGTCGAGCTGTTCGAGACCGCCGACGGCCGGATCCTGGTCAACGAGCTGGCGATGCGGCCGCACAACACCGGTCACTGGACCCAGGACGGCGCCGTCACGAGCCAGTTCGAGAACCACCTGCGGGCCGTGATGGACCTGCCGCTGGGCTCGCCGGCGCCACGCTCCCGCTGGTCGGTGATGGTCAACATCCTCGGCGGCCCCGAGAAGGACGTCGGCCGGCTCTACGACGGCTTCCCGCACGCCCTCGCCCGCGACCCGCACCTGCGCGTGCACCTCTACGGCAAGGAGCTGCGGCCCGGCCGCAAGGTCGGCCACGTCAACACGTACGGCGAGGACCTCGACGACTGCCTCGAGCGCGCGCGGCACGCCGCCGCGTGGTTCCGTGGCGACCTGGGCAACGAGAGTGAGTGA
- the purE gene encoding 5-(carboxyamino)imidazole ribonucleotide mutase, which produces MSASTDSTPQSPASGARVGIVMGSDSDWPTMRAAAEALEEFGIAYEADVVSAHRMPEEMIDYGKRAHERGLSVIVAGAGGAAHLPGMLAAVTPLPVIGVPVALKYLDGLDSLLSIVQMPAGVPVATVAVGNARNAGLLAVRILAAADPDLQQRMLAFQADLKRSAQQKGRVVRGEA; this is translated from the coding sequence ATGAGCGCATCCACCGACTCCACCCCCCAGAGCCCGGCGAGCGGCGCACGCGTCGGGATCGTGATGGGCTCGGACTCCGACTGGCCGACGATGCGGGCCGCCGCCGAGGCGCTCGAGGAGTTCGGCATCGCCTACGAGGCCGATGTCGTCTCCGCCCACCGGATGCCGGAGGAGATGATCGACTACGGCAAGCGGGCCCACGAGCGCGGGCTGTCGGTGATCGTGGCCGGCGCCGGGGGAGCGGCCCACCTGCCCGGCATGCTCGCCGCGGTGACCCCGCTGCCGGTGATCGGGGTGCCGGTGGCGCTGAAGTACCTCGACGGGCTGGACTCGCTGCTCTCGATCGTGCAGATGCCGGCCGGCGTTCCGGTCGCCACCGTGGCGGTCGGGAACGCACGCAACGCCGGCCTGCTCGCCGTACGGATCCTGGCGGCGGCGGATCCGGACCTCCAGCAGCGGATGCTCGCCTTCCAGGCCGACCTGAAGAGGTCAGCGCAGCAGAAGGGCAGGGTCGTCCGCGGCGAGGCGTGA
- a CDS encoding DUF885 domain-containing protein: MTRSVDARTDQYVEDYARLDPLTATFAGIAGHDGRLPDLTPDGFAAREELDRRALAEVAALSAADEREQIAQDAFCERIGLSVARAEAGLERSELSVISSAAHAIREVFDVMATESAEDWEAIGERLAAVPETLAGYRLTLAEEAAAGRVAAKRQYAEVAAQIRGWTGQEGRSGDYFANTVAAAPDHLRDPLARAATGASAAYAEFGRFVETELGPLGRDRDGVGREHYELASRSFLGAAVDLEETYAWGWEELARIESDMAATARRIVPGGSVEEAVAALDADATRDLGSRDAFQHWMQDRADEIIASFDGVHFDIAEPIKRIACKVAPINDGGAWYTPPTDDFARPGTMWFSFTDDHRLYSTWRETTTVFHEGVPGHHLQCAQAVHRADLLNRWQRLLCWVSGHGEGWALYAERLMDELGYFADPGDRLGFLDMQGFRAARVIVDIGIHLGLRIPSANPFGWRGGEAWDAEKVYEFMRAHSRMDDGSLRYEVNRYLGWPGQAPSYKVGEKIWLEAREDARARAGSSFDLKAFHTAALDLGSLGLDPLKAALARLG, from the coding sequence ATGACCCGCAGCGTCGACGCCCGCACGGACCAGTACGTCGAGGACTACGCCCGGCTCGACCCGCTCACCGCGACCTTCGCCGGCATCGCCGGGCACGATGGCCGGCTGCCCGACCTGACCCCCGACGGCTTCGCCGCCCGCGAGGAGCTCGACCGGCGCGCCCTGGCCGAGGTCGCCGCGCTGAGCGCCGCCGACGAGCGTGAGCAGATCGCGCAGGATGCGTTCTGCGAGCGGATCGGTCTCAGCGTCGCGCGAGCCGAGGCCGGCCTGGAGCGCAGCGAGCTTTCCGTCATCAGCAGCGCCGCCCACGCGATCCGTGAGGTCTTCGACGTGATGGCCACCGAGTCGGCCGAGGACTGGGAGGCGATCGGCGAGCGACTCGCCGCGGTGCCCGAGACGCTGGCCGGCTACCGGCTCACCCTGGCCGAGGAGGCGGCCGCGGGACGGGTGGCGGCGAAGCGGCAGTACGCCGAGGTCGCGGCGCAGATCCGCGGCTGGACCGGCCAGGAGGGAAGGTCGGGTGACTACTTCGCGAACACCGTCGCAGCCGCCCCCGACCACCTGCGCGATCCCCTGGCGCGAGCCGCCACGGGCGCCTCTGCGGCGTACGCGGAGTTCGGGAGATTCGTCGAGACCGAGTTGGGACCGCTCGGCCGGGACCGCGACGGCGTGGGCCGCGAGCACTACGAACTCGCGTCGCGTTCCTTCCTGGGCGCGGCCGTCGACCTCGAGGAGACCTATGCCTGGGGGTGGGAGGAGCTGGCGCGGATCGAGTCCGACATGGCCGCCACGGCGCGACGGATCGTGCCCGGCGGGTCGGTCGAGGAAGCGGTGGCTGCCCTGGACGCCGATGCCACCCGTGACCTGGGCAGTCGGGACGCCTTCCAGCATTGGATGCAGGATCGCGCCGACGAGATCATCGCGAGCTTCGACGGGGTGCACTTCGACATCGCCGAGCCGATCAAGCGCATCGCGTGCAAGGTGGCGCCGATCAACGACGGCGGCGCCTGGTACACCCCACCCACCGACGACTTCGCCCGGCCCGGCACGATGTGGTTCTCCTTCACCGACGACCACCGCCTGTACTCCACCTGGCGCGAGACGACGACCGTCTTCCACGAGGGCGTCCCCGGTCACCACCTGCAGTGCGCCCAGGCCGTCCACCGGGCCGACCTGCTCAACCGGTGGCAACGGCTGCTGTGCTGGGTCAGCGGACACGGCGAGGGCTGGGCCCTGTACGCCGAGCGGCTGATGGACGAGCTCGGCTACTTCGCCGACCCCGGCGACCGCCTCGGGTTCCTCGACATGCAGGGCTTCCGTGCCGCCCGGGTCATCGTCGACATCGGCATCCACCTCGGCCTGCGGATCCCGTCGGCGAACCCGTTCGGCTGGCGCGGTGGCGAGGCGTGGGACGCCGAGAAGGTCTACGAGTTCATGCGGGCTCACTCGCGGATGGACGACGGCTCGCTGCGCTACGAGGTGAACCGCTACCTGGGCTGGCCCGGGCAGGCGCCGTCGTACAAGGTCGGGGAGAAGATCTGGCTCGAGGCGCGCGAGGACGCACGTGCGCGGGCCGGGAGCTCGTTCGACCTCAAGGCCTTCCACACCGCCGCGCTGGATCTCGGGTCGCTCGGCCTGGACCCGCTGAAGGCCGCGCTCGCCCGGCTCGGTTGA
- a CDS encoding PH domain-containing protein, protein MAISSKLLNDGEHVVISTRTHPKALIGPVLALVVLLAIGVVDQVFTEAHPLQLVVWVLVLLGIVWFCVRPLLQWLATTYTITNRRLITRRGVLTRRGHDIPLSRISDVEYEMDLIDRMLGCGTLMISDASTDGEVTLSDIPHVETVQRRLNDLLHRPDAATAGGSVD, encoded by the coding sequence GTGGCCATCTCCTCCAAGCTGCTGAACGACGGTGAGCACGTCGTCATCAGCACGCGCACGCATCCCAAGGCGCTCATCGGACCGGTGCTCGCGCTGGTCGTGCTGCTGGCGATCGGTGTCGTCGACCAGGTGTTCACCGAGGCGCACCCGCTGCAGCTCGTGGTGTGGGTGCTGGTGCTGCTCGGCATCGTCTGGTTCTGCGTCCGGCCGCTGCTCCAGTGGCTGGCGACGACGTACACGATCACCAACAGGCGCCTGATCACCCGCCGCGGCGTGCTCACCCGCCGCGGCCACGACATCCCGCTGAGCCGGATCAGCGACGTCGAGTACGAGATGGATCTGATCGACCGGATGCTCGGCTGCGGCACGTTGATGATCAGCGACGCCAGCACCGACGGCGAGGTGACGCTCTCCGACATCCCGCACGTCGAGACCGTCCAGCGCCGGCTCAACGACCTGCTGCATCGCCCCGACGCCGCCACCGCCGGCGGGAGCGTCGACTGA
- a CDS encoding acyl-CoA carboxylase subunit epsilon gives MTAPQDSAVSESVAATPALRVIDAHATPEEIAAIVTVLSSLGGGVEPARRPQRSQWAHPGRQMQPAPAVAPGRGGWRASALPR, from the coding sequence GTGACGGCGCCCCAGGACTCCGCGGTGTCCGAGTCGGTCGCAGCGACGCCGGCCCTCCGGGTGATCGACGCCCACGCCACCCCCGAGGAGATCGCGGCGATCGTCACCGTGCTCTCCTCGCTCGGTGGCGGCGTGGAGCCGGCACGCAGGCCTCAGCGCTCGCAGTGGGCCCACCCGGGTCGGCAGATGCAGCCCGCCCCCGCGGTGGCCCCTGGCCGCGGTGGCTGGCGGGCGAGCGCACTGCCCCGCTGA
- a CDS encoding biotin--[acetyl-CoA-carboxylase] ligase, giving the protein MTTDGMRRASLDQARLATLAPTWRIEVLPETPSTNAVCADRARTGEAEGLVVTTEHQYAGRGRLDRVWEMPPRSALAVSVLLRPELPAARWPWLPLMTGVAVARVVEGRVKWPNDLLMGPQHKKVCGILVERIDTEKGPAAIVGIGLNTSLTVDELPVPTATSLSIERGGAPVDRTEVLTRLLGELSAAYALLVEDPQRLAAEYVARSATLGQRVRAELPGDRELTGTATGIDEFGRLLLDVDGDRGGQPTAVGAGDIVHLRPER; this is encoded by the coding sequence ATGACCACGGATGGAATGAGACGAGCCTCACTCGACCAGGCGCGTCTGGCGACCCTGGCGCCCACCTGGCGGATCGAGGTCCTTCCCGAGACCCCCTCGACGAACGCCGTCTGTGCGGATCGAGCACGCACCGGCGAGGCCGAGGGACTCGTGGTCACCACCGAGCACCAGTACGCCGGGCGCGGTCGCCTCGACCGGGTCTGGGAGATGCCGCCGCGCTCCGCGCTGGCGGTGTCGGTGCTGCTCCGCCCCGAGCTGCCGGCCGCTCGCTGGCCGTGGCTGCCGCTGATGACGGGTGTCGCCGTCGCGCGTGTCGTCGAGGGCCGGGTGAAGTGGCCCAACGACCTGCTGATGGGGCCACAGCACAAGAAGGTGTGCGGGATCCTCGTCGAGCGGATCGACACCGAGAAGGGGCCCGCCGCGATCGTCGGGATCGGGCTCAACACCTCGCTGACAGTCGACGAGCTGCCCGTGCCGACAGCCACGTCGCTGAGCATCGAGCGTGGCGGGGCGCCGGTGGACCGGACCGAGGTGCTGACACGGCTGCTCGGCGAGCTGTCGGCGGCGTACGCGCTGCTGGTGGAGGATCCGCAGCGGCTCGCCGCCGAGTACGTCGCGCGTAGTGCCACCCTCGGCCAGCGGGTCCGCGCCGAGCTGCCCGGCGACCGCGAGCTGACCGGGACGGCGACGGGGATCGACGAGTTCGGCCGCCTCCTGCTCGATGTGGACGGGGACCGGGGCGGTCAGCCCACGGCCGTGGGCGCGGGCGACATCGTCCACCTCCGCCCGGAGCGGTGA